A section of the Thunnus albacares chromosome 6, fThuAlb1.1, whole genome shotgun sequence genome encodes:
- the LOC122983867 gene encoding serine/threonine-protein kinase pim-1-like yields MNKDSEKPCQSPTVRRRKINSSQTQQSPQAAKDGRTRARKRKASPDKETPKKRKRVSKAEPCNGSEEGVGVKRGKRKVEEHGEGPLEKKKKSFDPHLDDKESASSSTDNQSLLQIFWSYLSNLSVTKFFFPSSHNNGESSSSNPLEGCSTSVAPRGVKRRATADGEGPTRKKKRSLEETKEDSTCSVEARRAEFEAKYEEGNQLGEGGCGSVFAGYRKADHLPVAIKHVANNKVFCKEVDKNGKQLSVEVAVMLKLGMTESAVSLLDWYDLDKELILVLERPVPSVDLFDYNEANGCLKEEEAKIILKQLLDATIELQDKNIFHRDIKLENILIETGADVPRVRLIDFGLSCFFKRRSLCRVFYGTSCFAPPEWYSRHAYSAGPTTVWQLGIVLHEILHRESFRTREFKDNKPKISNKLSKECQDFLQKCLNKVPERRPTLDQLQHHPWLR; encoded by the exons ATGAACAAAGACTCTGAAAAACCTTGTCAATCTCCAACTGTTAGGAGAAGAA AGATTAATAGCAGCCAGACACAACAAAGTCCACAGGCTGCAAAGGATGGCAGGACCAGGGCCAGGAAAAGAAAGGCCAGTCCTGACAAGGAGACCCccaagaagaggaaaagggtcTCTAAAGCCGAACCTTGTAACGGCTCAGAAGAAGGTGTCGGTGTgaaaagagggaagaggaaagtCGAGGAACATGGAGAGGGACCtttagagaagaagaagaagagctttGACCCTCACCTGGATGACAAGGAGTCCGCGTCCTCCTCAACGGACAATCAAAGCTTATTGCAGATATTTTGGTCTTATTTGTCCAATTTATCTGTCACTAAGTTTTTTTTCCCGTCATCCCACAACAATGGAG agagcagcagcagcaacccaTTAGAGGGGTGCAGTACATCTGTGGCCCCGAGAGGCGTTAAGAGGAGAGCCACTGCTGATGGAGAAGGACCaaccaggaagaagaagaggagcttGGAAGAGACCAAGGAGGACTCCACCTGCTCAGTAGAGGCCCGCAGAG CTGAGTTTGAGGCCAAATATGAAGAGGGGAACCAGCTTGGTGAAGGAGGATGTGGATCTGTGTTTGCCGGCTATCGCAAAGCAGATCATTTACCA GTAGCCATTAAACACGTCGCAAACAACAAAGTGTTCTGCAAAGAAGTG GATAAGAATGGGAAACAGCTCTCTGTGGAGGTCGCCGTGATGTTAAAACTCGGTATGACTGAATCAGCTGTGTCCCTGCTGGACTGGTATGATCTCGACAAGGAGCTCATATTGGTCCTGGAGAGACCAGTCCCCTCTGTAGACCTCTTCGACTACAATGAGGCCAACGGATGCTtaaaagaggaggaggccaaG ATCATATTGAAACAGCTGCTGGACGCTACAATAGAACTTCaggataaaaacatctttcacagAGACATCAAGTTGGAAAACATCCTGATTGAGACCGGCGCTGACGTCCCACGTGTCCGTCTCATTGACTTTGGCTTGAGCTGCTTCTTTAAGAGAAGATCGTTGTGCCGCGTCTTTTACG GTACCTCATGTTTCGCCCCCCCGGAGTGGTACAGTCGTCATGCCTACAGTGCCGGCCCCACAACAGTTTGGCAGCTGGGAATAGTCCTGCATGAAATACTGCACAGGGAATCATTTAGGACCAGAGAGTTCAAGGACAACAAGCCAAAAATCAGCAACAAGCTGTCCAAAG aATGCCAGGATTTCTTGCAGAAATGTCTGAACAAAGTTCCCGAGCGGCGACCCACACTTGACCAACTACAGCACCACCCATGGCTCAGATAA